Proteins encoded together in one Streptomyces sp. NBC_01216 window:
- the malQ gene encoding 4-alpha-glucanotransferase: MTLARLAALHGVATAYAPSEGVTVQVPDATVVAVLAALDVDAGTPEALDAALEAAHRAERDRLLPPTLVRWQDGPQGPPEGLPPGTRLRVTTEAGDVVEEAEAADWARLPLGVHRIEATAPGGRSGTGTLIVAPACVPRPEHRAFGLLVQLYSVLSARSWGMGDLGDLRELAVWAGRVHGAGFVQVNPLHAAVPGAPTDPSPYRPSSRRFPDPVHLRIEDVPGYAHVGPEHREALDTVLADAAELRERVLRKGALIDRDAVWELKRRALELVRTVEPGPGARAAYRDFLAERGLALEDHATYCALAERHGHHWRGWPAELRDPRAAAPIVAADAELADRVDFHRWLAWLTDRQLAAAGADAREAGMSVGVVHDLAVGVHPDGSDAWAQQGTFASGMSVGAPPDAFNSRGQDWGLPPWRPDVLAASGYLPYRGLLRELLRHAGALRIDHVMGLFRLWWVPEGRGPTEGTYVRYDAEAMLAVLVLEAHRAGAVVIGEDLGTVEPGVREALSRRGVLGTSVLWFERDWSGTGLPLTPEVWRADCVATATTHDLPSTAARLSGDHVTLRQRLGLLTGDPARERARDAAETGEWLGAFERLGLLPEGPGDEEAEIRAVHRFLLRTPARMVGLWLPDTVGDRRPQNLPGTWDEYPNWRLPVAGPEGQPLTLEALTASPRAYRLLSLLGAGAARTAPPGARPV; the protein is encoded by the coding sequence GTGACCCTGGCCCGCCTCGCCGCCCTCCATGGCGTCGCCACCGCGTACGCACCCTCCGAGGGCGTCACCGTCCAGGTGCCCGATGCCACGGTCGTCGCCGTGCTCGCCGCCCTGGACGTGGACGCCGGGACTCCGGAGGCCCTCGACGCGGCGCTCGAAGCGGCGCACCGCGCCGAGCGGGACCGCCTGCTGCCGCCCACGCTCGTGCGGTGGCAGGACGGCCCCCAGGGGCCGCCCGAGGGGCTGCCGCCCGGTACGCGGCTGCGCGTGACGACCGAGGCGGGCGACGTCGTGGAGGAGGCCGAGGCCGCCGACTGGGCGCGACTGCCGCTCGGAGTGCACCGGATCGAGGCGACCGCCCCCGGGGGCCGTTCCGGGACGGGCACCCTGATCGTCGCCCCCGCGTGCGTGCCCCGGCCGGAACACCGCGCCTTCGGGCTGCTCGTCCAGCTCTACTCCGTCCTGTCCGCGCGCTCCTGGGGCATGGGGGACCTCGGCGACCTGCGGGAGCTCGCCGTCTGGGCCGGACGCGTGCACGGCGCCGGGTTCGTCCAGGTCAACCCGCTGCACGCGGCCGTGCCCGGCGCGCCCACCGACCCCTCCCCGTACCGCCCCTCCTCCCGCCGCTTCCCCGACCCGGTCCATCTGCGGATCGAGGACGTCCCCGGGTACGCCCATGTGGGGCCCGAGCACCGCGAGGCGCTGGACACGGTCCTCGCCGACGCCGCCGAGCTGCGCGAACGGGTGCTGCGCAAGGGAGCGCTGATCGACCGGGACGCGGTGTGGGAGCTCAAACGGCGCGCCCTGGAACTCGTACGGACCGTGGAACCCGGGCCCGGCGCGCGGGCCGCCTACCGCGACTTCCTCGCGGAGCGGGGCCTCGCGCTGGAGGACCACGCGACCTACTGCGCCCTCGCGGAGCGCCACGGCCACCACTGGCGCGGCTGGCCCGCCGAGCTGCGTGACCCGCGTGCGGCCGCCCCGATCGTCGCCGCCGACGCCGAGCTGGCCGACCGGGTCGACTTCCACCGCTGGCTGGCCTGGCTGACGGACCGGCAGCTCGCCGCCGCCGGCGCGGACGCCCGAGAGGCAGGCATGTCCGTGGGGGTGGTCCACGACCTGGCCGTCGGTGTCCACCCGGACGGTTCGGACGCCTGGGCCCAGCAGGGCACCTTCGCGTCCGGCATGTCGGTGGGCGCCCCGCCCGACGCCTTCAACTCCCGCGGCCAGGACTGGGGCCTGCCGCCCTGGCGCCCCGACGTGCTCGCGGCCTCCGGCTACCTGCCTTACCGCGGCCTGCTCCGGGAACTGCTGCGCCACGCCGGCGCCCTGCGCATCGACCACGTCATGGGCCTGTTCCGGCTCTGGTGGGTACCCGAGGGCCGCGGGCCCACCGAGGGAACGTATGTCCGCTACGACGCAGAGGCCATGCTCGCCGTCCTGGTCCTGGAGGCGCACCGGGCGGGCGCCGTCGTCATCGGCGAGGACCTCGGCACCGTCGAGCCGGGGGTGCGCGAGGCGCTGTCCCGGCGCGGTGTGCTGGGCACCTCCGTGCTCTGGTTCGAACGCGACTGGTCGGGCACCGGGCTTCCGCTGACGCCCGAGGTGTGGCGCGCGGACTGCGTGGCCACCGCCACCACCCACGACCTCCCCTCCACGGCGGCCCGCCTCTCCGGCGACCACGTCACGCTGCGGCAGCGGCTGGGGCTGCTGACCGGCGATCCGGCCCGGGAGCGGGCCAGGGACGCCGCCGAGACCGGCGAGTGGCTGGGCGCCTTCGAGCGGCTGGGGCTGCTCCCGGAGGGGCCGGGGGACGAGGAGGCCGAGATCAGGGCCGTCCACCGCTTCCTGCTGCGCACCCCGGCGCGCATGGTGGGGCTGTGGCTGCCGGACACGGTCGGGGACCGCCGGCCGCAGAACCTGCCCGGCACCTGGGACGAGTACCCCAACTGGCGGCTGCCGGTCGCCGGCCCGGAAGGGCAGCCGCTGACGCTGGAGGCGCTGACGGCCTCGCCCCGGGCGTACCGACTGCTGTCCCTCCTCGGCGCGGGCGCGGCGCGTACGGCACCCCCGGGCGCGCGGCCGGTTTAG
- a CDS encoding MarR family winged helix-turn-helix transcriptional regulator — METNNVGSGPERDAVDAITDQWAVVRPDLDTVPMAVFGRIYRLAAAMRGRVDKAYAPYGMSLGEFDVLATLRRSGEPYTLSPRELTATLMITTGGMTGRLDKLEKAGLLSRSPDPHDRRGLRVTLSERGRGLVDQAVTAGLARQREALESALDPREREQLAGLLRKLLATTA, encoded by the coding sequence ATGGAGACGAACAACGTGGGCTCCGGCCCCGAGCGCGACGCCGTCGACGCCATCACCGACCAGTGGGCTGTGGTCCGCCCCGATCTGGACACCGTGCCGATGGCCGTCTTCGGGCGGATCTACCGGCTCGCCGCCGCCATGCGCGGCCGGGTGGACAAGGCGTACGCGCCCTACGGGATGTCACTCGGGGAGTTCGACGTCCTGGCGACCCTGCGCCGTTCGGGTGAGCCGTACACGCTGTCGCCGCGTGAGCTGACGGCGACGCTGATGATCACCACCGGCGGGATGACGGGCCGGCTGGACAAACTGGAGAAGGCCGGGCTGCTCAGCCGAAGCCCCGATCCGCACGACCGGCGCGGTCTACGCGTGACGCTCAGCGAGCGCGGGCGCGGGCTGGTGGACCAGGCCGTGACGGCCGGCCTCGCCCGGCAACGGGAGGCGCTGGAGTCCGCGCTCGACCCGCGGGAGCGGGAGCAACTGGCCGGGCTGCTGCGCAAGCTCCTCGCCACGACGGCCTGA
- a CDS encoding EamA family transporter has product MSRKAAVVALTALAPVSWGSTYYVTTEFLPPDRPLFTGLTRALPAGLLLLAYTRRLPRGAWWGKAAILGVLNIGAFFPLLFLAAYRLPGGLAAVVGSVGPLLVVGLAALFLGDRPTTRSLLTAIAAALGVSLVVLRASAAPDPLGVAAGLLAALSMSAGTVLTKRWGRPEGAGAAALTGWQLTAGGLVLLPVALVLEGAPPALDTDGLLGYAYLALGNTAVSYLLWFRGVELLSASSVTLLGPLSPITAAVIGWVALGQSLGPVQLAGMAVAFGATLAGQWTPRASRAPRAEASRTFRSDEHNARNISPDRKTASR; this is encoded by the coding sequence ATGTCCCGCAAGGCCGCCGTCGTCGCCCTCACCGCGCTCGCCCCCGTCTCCTGGGGGTCGACCTACTACGTCACCACCGAGTTCCTGCCACCCGACCGGCCGCTGTTCACCGGCCTGACGCGCGCCCTGCCCGCCGGTCTGCTCCTCCTCGCGTACACCCGGAGGCTTCCCCGGGGTGCCTGGTGGGGGAAGGCGGCGATCCTCGGCGTCCTCAACATCGGCGCCTTCTTCCCGCTGCTCTTCCTCGCCGCCTACCGGCTGCCCGGCGGTCTCGCCGCCGTCGTCGGCTCGGTCGGCCCGCTCCTCGTGGTCGGACTCGCCGCGCTGTTCCTGGGGGACCGGCCGACCACGCGGTCGCTGCTCACCGCGATCGCCGCCGCCCTCGGTGTCAGCCTGGTCGTCCTGAGGGCGAGCGCCGCGCCCGACCCGCTGGGGGTGGCCGCCGGACTCCTCGCCGCCCTGTCGATGTCCGCCGGAACGGTCCTCACCAAGCGCTGGGGCCGCCCCGAGGGCGCGGGAGCGGCGGCCCTGACGGGCTGGCAGCTCACCGCGGGCGGCCTGGTCCTGCTGCCGGTCGCCCTCGTGCTCGAAGGTGCGCCGCCCGCCCTGGACACCGACGGCCTGCTCGGCTACGCCTACCTCGCCCTGGGCAACACCGCGGTCTCCTATCTCCTCTGGTTCCGCGGTGTCGAGCTGCTGAGCGCCTCCTCGGTCACCCTGCTCGGCCCGCTGTCGCCGATCACCGCGGCGGTCATCGGCTGGGTGGCGCTCGGTCAGTCGCTCGGCCCGGTCCAGCTGGCCGGCATGGCGGTCGCCTTCGGAGCCACGCTCGCCGGGCAGTGGACCCCGCGGGCCTCGCGGGCGCCACGTGCCGAGGCGAGCAGAACGTTCAGATCCGATGAACACAACGCCCGGAACATTTCGCCGGACCGGAAGACTGCGTCGAGGTGA
- a CDS encoding LysR substrate-binding domain-containing protein, which produces MTEWDIKKLRILRTLRDRGTVTATAEALLMTPSAVSQQLTNLAGQLGVRLLEAQGRGVRLTDAAHLVLRHAEAVFAQLERADAELDGYLRGEAGQVRLAAFSTGVPALVVPAVRQLRDAHPGLDVRVREAEAAEAYELLTSGAVDLALSLAAHAPPVRDPKFSRVPLLADPLDLALPRAHPLADAPGLRLADLSAEPWIFGGSGPWSEITTAACEAAGFVPEQAHSASGWTTILAMVEAGMGIALVPRMATAEPRGGVVMRVLSADRPRRHVVAAVRRGAEEGPAVARVLAALRQAAAAREAAR; this is translated from the coding sequence ATGACCGAGTGGGACATCAAGAAGCTCCGCATCCTCCGCACCCTCCGCGACCGCGGCACCGTCACCGCGACCGCGGAGGCGCTGCTCATGACCCCCTCGGCCGTCTCCCAGCAGCTCACCAACCTGGCCGGACAGCTCGGGGTGCGCCTGCTGGAGGCCCAGGGCCGCGGGGTCCGCCTCACCGACGCCGCCCACCTGGTGCTCCGCCACGCGGAGGCGGTCTTCGCCCAGCTGGAACGCGCCGACGCCGAGCTCGACGGCTACCTGCGCGGCGAGGCGGGGCAGGTACGGCTGGCGGCCTTCTCGACCGGCGTCCCCGCGCTCGTCGTGCCCGCGGTGCGACAGCTCCGCGACGCGCACCCCGGCCTCGACGTGCGGGTCCGCGAGGCCGAGGCAGCGGAGGCGTACGAGCTGCTCACCTCCGGCGCCGTCGACCTGGCCCTCTCGCTCGCCGCCCACGCGCCGCCCGTCCGCGACCCCAAGTTCAGCCGTGTACCGCTGCTCGCCGACCCACTCGACCTCGCGCTGCCCCGGGCGCACCCGCTCGCCGACGCGCCCGGTCTGCGGCTCGCCGACCTCTCCGCCGAACCCTGGATCTTCGGCGGCTCGGGGCCCTGGTCCGAGATCACCACCGCCGCCTGCGAAGCCGCCGGATTCGTGCCCGAGCAGGCCCACAGCGCCTCCGGCTGGACCACCATCCTCGCCATGGTCGAGGCCGGCATGGGCATCGCGCTCGTCCCCCGGATGGCCACCGCCGAGCCGCGCGGCGGTGTCGTCATGCGGGTCCTCTCCGCCGACCGGCCGCGCCGCCACGTCGTCGCCGCCGTCCGCCGCGGGGCGGAGGAGGGTCCGGCGGTCGCCCGGGTCCTCGCCGCGCTCCGGCAGGCCGCCGCCGCCCGTGAGGCGGCCCGGTAG
- the alc gene encoding allantoicase, whose amino-acid sequence MTFETSPEQDPHANDAAPYGGGDPYADYRSGDFPFTELVDLADRRLGAGVVAANDEFFAERENLLVRERAVFDPERFGHKGKIMDGWETRRRRGADAGNVFPAPEDHDWAVVRLGAPGVIRGIVVDTAHFRGNYPQRVSVQATAVEGTPSPERLLAADVIWEELVPPTPVRGHAANGFTITSERRWSHVRLCQHPDGGVARLRVHGEVVPDPAWLELLGTLDLISVLNGGVCEDASDRFYSSPTQIILPGTSRKMDDGWENRRRRVRGTHDWVRFRLAAQGAVRAVEIDTAYLKGNSAGWTALQGRNGETGEWFEIIPRTRLQPDTPHRFPLAARAVVTHVRLDAFPDGGVARMRLHGTLTEQGADTLRRRCQELGD is encoded by the coding sequence ATGACCTTCGAGACGAGCCCGGAACAGGACCCGCACGCCAACGACGCCGCCCCCTACGGCGGAGGCGACCCGTACGCCGACTACCGCAGCGGCGACTTCCCCTTCACCGAGCTCGTCGACCTCGCCGACCGCCGGCTCGGCGCCGGGGTCGTCGCCGCCAACGACGAGTTCTTCGCCGAGCGCGAGAACCTCCTGGTCCGCGAGCGCGCCGTCTTCGACCCGGAGCGCTTCGGCCACAAGGGCAAGATCATGGACGGCTGGGAGACCCGCCGCCGCCGCGGCGCCGACGCCGGGAACGTCTTCCCCGCTCCCGAGGACCACGACTGGGCGGTCGTCCGCCTCGGCGCCCCCGGCGTCATCCGCGGCATCGTCGTCGACACCGCCCACTTCCGCGGCAACTACCCGCAGCGGGTCAGCGTCCAGGCCACCGCCGTCGAAGGGACCCCGAGCCCCGAGCGGCTGCTCGCCGCCGACGTCATATGGGAGGAACTCGTCCCGCCCACCCCCGTGCGCGGGCACGCCGCCAACGGCTTCACGATCACCTCCGAGCGGCGCTGGAGCCACGTCCGCCTCTGCCAGCACCCCGACGGCGGCGTCGCCCGCCTCCGCGTCCACGGCGAGGTCGTGCCCGACCCCGCGTGGCTGGAGCTGCTCGGCACCCTCGATCTGATCTCCGTCCTCAACGGAGGCGTGTGCGAGGACGCCTCCGACAGGTTCTACTCCTCGCCGACGCAGATCATCCTGCCGGGCACCTCCCGCAAGATGGACGACGGCTGGGAGAACCGCCGCCGCCGGGTCCGCGGCACCCACGACTGGGTCCGCTTCCGGCTCGCCGCCCAGGGCGCCGTACGCGCCGTGGAGATCGACACCGCCTACCTCAAGGGCAACTCGGCGGGCTGGACAGCCCTCCAGGGCCGCAACGGCGAGACCGGCGAGTGGTTCGAGATCATCCCCCGCACCCGCCTCCAGCCCGACACCCCGCACCGCTTCCCGCTCGCCGCGCGGGCCGTCGTCACCCACGTCCGTCTCGACGCCTTCCCCGACGGCGGCGTCGCCCGGATGCGCCTGCACGGCACGCTCACCGAGCAGGGCGCCGACACGCTGCGCCGCCGCTGTCAGGAGCTCGGCGACTGA
- the pepN gene encoding aminopeptidase N has protein sequence MPGTNLTREEAQQRAKLLAVDAYEVELDLTGAQEGGTYRSVTTVRFDSAEAGAETFIDLVAPAVHEVVLNGRALDVAAVFRDSRITLAHLRQGPNELRVVADCAYTNTGEGLHRFVDPVDGQAYLYTQFEVPDARRVFAAFEQPDLKATFRFTVKAPSGWSVISNSPTPEPEDDLWVFEPTPRISTYITALIVGPYHAVHSSYEKDGQRVPLGIYCRPSLAEFLDADHIFDVTRQGFDWFQEKFAYDYPFAKYDQLFVPEFNAGAMENAGAVTIRDQYVFRSKVTDAAYERRAETILHELAHMWFGDLVTMEWWNDLWLNESFATFTSVACQASVPGTRWPNAWTTFANAEKTWAYRQDQLPSTHPIMAEINDLEDVQVNFDGITYAKGASVLKQLVAYVGQDEFFQGVQAYFKAHAFGNTRLADLLGALEETSGRDLKTWSKAWLETAGINILRPEIETDENGIITSFAVRQEAPALPSGAKGESILRPHRIAIGFYDLDAAGKLVRGDRVELDVRAAELTAVPQLEGKARPAVVLLNDDDLSYAKVRLDEVSLKNVTAHLGDFAESLPRALCWASAWDMTRDGELATREYLELVLSGIAKESDIGVVQSLQGQVKAALELYAAPDWREAGLTRWTDATLAHLRTAEPAGDHQLAWARAFAATARTPQQLDLLVALLEGRESIEGLAVDTELRWAFVQRLAATGVYEETEIAAELERDRTAAGERHAATARAARPTEAAKAEAWASVVESDKLANAVQEAVIGGFVQTDQRELLAPFTAKYFASIKGVAETRSHEMIQQIVVGLYPTLQVSRETLDATDAWIAANDPAPALRRLVTESRAGVERALKAQAADAAAA, from the coding sequence GTGCCTGGCACAAACCTGACCCGTGAAGAGGCACAGCAGCGGGCGAAGCTGCTGGCCGTGGACGCGTACGAGGTCGAACTCGACCTCACCGGTGCGCAGGAGGGCGGGACCTACCGGTCCGTCACCACCGTCCGCTTCGATTCCGCCGAGGCCGGTGCGGAGACCTTCATCGACCTCGTCGCCCCCGCCGTGCACGAGGTGGTGCTCAACGGCCGCGCGCTCGACGTGGCCGCCGTCTTCCGTGACTCCCGGATCACGCTGGCCCATCTCCGGCAGGGCCCGAACGAGCTCCGGGTCGTCGCGGACTGCGCGTACACCAACACCGGTGAGGGCCTGCACCGCTTCGTCGACCCGGTCGACGGCCAGGCCTATCTGTACACCCAGTTCGAGGTCCCGGACGCGCGCCGTGTCTTCGCCGCCTTCGAGCAGCCGGACCTCAAGGCGACCTTCCGGTTCACCGTGAAGGCGCCGAGCGGCTGGTCGGTGATCTCCAACTCGCCGACGCCGGAGCCCGAGGACGACCTGTGGGTGTTCGAGCCGACCCCGCGCATCTCGACGTACATCACCGCGCTGATCGTCGGCCCGTACCACGCGGTGCACTCCTCCTACGAGAAGGACGGGCAGCGCGTTCCGCTCGGCATCTACTGCCGTCCCTCGCTGGCCGAGTTCCTCGACGCGGACCACATCTTCGACGTGACCCGTCAGGGCTTCGACTGGTTCCAGGAGAAGTTCGCGTACGACTACCCCTTCGCCAAGTACGACCAGCTCTTCGTACCGGAGTTCAACGCGGGCGCGATGGAGAACGCGGGCGCGGTCACGATCCGCGACCAGTACGTCTTCCGCTCCAAGGTGACGGACGCGGCGTACGAGCGCCGGGCGGAGACGATCCTGCACGAGCTCGCCCACATGTGGTTCGGCGACCTCGTGACCATGGAGTGGTGGAACGACCTCTGGCTGAACGAGTCGTTCGCCACCTTCACCTCCGTCGCCTGCCAGGCATCCGTGCCGGGCACCCGCTGGCCGAACGCCTGGACCACCTTCGCCAACGCGGAGAAGACGTGGGCCTACCGCCAGGACCAGCTGCCGTCCACGCACCCGATCATGGCGGAGATCAACGACCTGGAGGACGTGCAGGTCAACTTCGACGGCATCACCTACGCCAAGGGGGCCTCGGTCCTCAAGCAGCTGGTGGCGTACGTCGGACAGGACGAGTTCTTCCAGGGCGTGCAGGCGTACTTCAAGGCGCACGCCTTCGGGAACACGCGTCTGGCCGATCTGCTGGGCGCTCTGGAGGAGACCTCCGGCCGCGACCTGAAGACCTGGTCGAAGGCGTGGCTGGAGACGGCCGGCATCAACATCCTCCGGCCGGAGATCGAGACGGACGAGAACGGGATCATCACCTCCTTCGCCGTCCGACAGGAGGCGCCGGCGCTGCCGTCCGGGGCCAAGGGCGAGTCGATCCTGCGTCCCCACCGGATCGCGATCGGCTTCTACGACCTCGACGCGGCCGGGAAGCTGGTCCGCGGCGACCGGGTCGAGCTGGACGTGCGGGCCGCCGAGCTGACGGCGGTGCCGCAGCTGGAGGGCAAGGCCCGCCCGGCGGTCGTGCTGCTCAACGACGACGACCTGTCGTACGCGAAGGTACGGCTCGACGAGGTGTCGCTGAAGAACGTCACGGCGCACCTGGGCGACTTCGCGGAGTCGCTGCCGCGCGCGCTGTGCTGGGCCTCGGCCTGGGACATGACGCGTGACGGCGAGCTGGCGACCCGGGAGTACCTGGAACTGGTGCTCTCCGGCATCGCCAAGGAGTCCGACATCGGCGTGGTGCAGTCGCTGCAGGGCCAGGTGAAGGCGGCGCTGGAGCTGTACGCGGCGCCGGACTGGCGCGAGGCGGGCCTGACGCGCTGGACGGACGCGACGCTGGCGCACCTGCGCACGGCCGAGCCGGCCGGCGACCACCAGCTGGCGTGGGCGCGCGCCTTCGCGGCGACCGCCCGCACGCCCCAGCAGCTGGACCTGCTGGTCGCGCTGCTGGAGGGGCGTGAGTCGATCGAGGGTCTGGCGGTGGACACCGAGCTGCGCTGGGCGTTCGTGCAGCGGCTCGCGGCGACGGGCGTCTACGAAGAGACGGAGATCGCGGCCGAGCTGGAGCGCGACCGGACGGCGGCGGGCGAGCGCCACGCGGCCACCGCGCGGGCGGCGCGTCCCACCGAGGCGGCCAAGGCCGAGGCGTGGGCGTCGGTCGTGGAGTCCGACAAGCTGGCGAACGCCGTGCAGGAGGCGGTGATCGGCGGCTTCGTCCAGACCGACCAGCGCGAGCTGCTCGCCCCCTTCACGGCGAAGTACTTCGCCTCGATCAAGGGCGTCGCGGAGACCCGCAGCCACGAGATGATCCAGCAGATCGTGGTCGGTCTCTATCCGACGCTCCAGGTGTCGCGGGAGACCCTGGACGCGACGGACGCCTGGATCGCGGCGAACGACCCCGCTCCGGCGCTGCGGCGTCTGGTGACGGAGTCGCGCGCGGGCGTGGAGCGGGCGCTGAAGGCCCAGGCGGCGGACGCCGCGGCGGCCTGA
- a CDS encoding DUF1203 domain-containing protein, with protein MTPTHTVRAIEPTALDELRATDDAGRPCRAFADPEGGALLRCCLRHSRPGERIALVSYAPLRRWAARTGAEPGAYDEQGPVFVHAERCAGPGAPGTYPFARPGALRTLRRYAADGTIAGGRLLEIPEAATEAFDEALTEAFADPRVALVHVRAVEYGCFHYEVRRP; from the coding sequence ATGACTCCCACCCACACCGTCCGGGCCATCGAGCCCACCGCCCTCGACGAACTGCGCGCCACCGACGACGCGGGTCGCCCCTGCAGGGCCTTCGCCGACCCCGAGGGCGGAGCCCTCCTGCGCTGCTGCCTGCGTCACTCACGTCCCGGCGAGCGCATCGCCCTCGTGTCATACGCCCCGCTGCGCCGCTGGGCGGCACGGACCGGCGCCGAGCCGGGCGCGTACGACGAGCAGGGACCCGTCTTCGTCCACGCCGAGCGGTGCGCGGGGCCCGGAGCGCCGGGCACCTATCCCTTCGCCCGTCCCGGCGCGCTGCGCACCCTGCGCCGCTACGCCGCCGACGGCACGATCGCCGGTGGCCGCCTCCTGGAGATCCCGGAGGCGGCCACCGAAGCCTTCGACGAGGCGCTGACGGAAGCCTTCGCCGACCCGCGGGTGGCCCTGGTGCACGTCAGGGCCGTCGAGTACGGCTGCTTCCACTACGAGGTCAGGCGCCCTTGA
- a CDS encoding aspartate-semialdehyde dehydrogenase — protein sequence MKVGIVGATGQVGTVMRSILAERNFPLDELRLFASARSAGTVVDGVTVEDASTADYTGLDIVLFSAGGATSKALAEKVAAQGAVVIDNSSAWRRHPEVPLVVSEVNPHAVKDRPKGIIANPNCTTMAAMPVLKPLHQEAGLTALVATTYQAVSGSGVAGVAELRTQACAVAENADRLAFDGEAVEFPEPGVYQRPIAFNVVPLAGSIVDDGTFETDEEQKLRHESRKILEIPGLKVSGTCVRVPVFSGHSLQVNARFERPISVERAYELLKDAEGVELSEIPTPLQAAGKDASYVGRIRADETVEHGLALFLSNDNLRKGAALNAVQIAELVARELKGA from the coding sequence GTGAAGGTCGGAATCGTAGGAGCCACCGGTCAGGTCGGCACGGTCATGCGCAGCATCCTGGCCGAGCGGAACTTCCCGCTGGACGAGCTGCGGCTCTTCGCCTCCGCCCGCTCCGCCGGCACGGTCGTCGACGGGGTCACGGTCGAGGACGCCTCGACCGCCGACTACACGGGCCTGGACATCGTGCTCTTCTCCGCCGGTGGCGCCACCTCCAAGGCGCTCGCCGAGAAGGTCGCCGCCCAGGGCGCCGTCGTGATCGACAACTCCTCCGCGTGGCGCCGCCACCCCGAGGTGCCGCTGGTCGTCTCCGAGGTCAACCCGCACGCGGTCAAGGACCGTCCCAAGGGCATCATCGCCAATCCGAACTGCACCACGATGGCCGCGATGCCGGTCCTCAAGCCGCTGCACCAGGAGGCCGGCCTGACCGCCCTCGTCGCCACCACCTACCAGGCCGTCTCCGGCTCCGGTGTGGCCGGCGTGGCCGAGCTGCGCACCCAGGCGTGCGCCGTGGCCGAGAACGCCGACCGGCTCGCCTTCGACGGCGAGGCCGTGGAGTTCCCCGAGCCCGGCGTCTACCAGCGTCCGATCGCCTTCAACGTCGTACCGCTGGCCGGTTCGATCGTGGACGACGGCACCTTCGAGACGGACGAGGAGCAGAAGCTCCGCCACGAGTCCCGGAAGATCCTGGAGATCCCCGGCCTGAAGGTCTCCGGCACCTGTGTCCGTGTCCCGGTCTTCTCCGGCCACTCCCTCCAGGTCAACGCCCGCTTCGAGCGGCCGATCAGCGTCGAGCGCGCCTACGAGCTGCTGAAGGACGCGGAGGGCGTCGAGCTGTCCGAGATCCCCACCCCGCTCCAGGCGGCCGGCAAGGACGCCTCGTACGTGGGCCGCATCCGGGCCGACGAGACCGTCGAGCACGGTCTGGCGCTGTTCCTCTCCAACGACAACCTCCGCAAGGGCGCCGCGCTGAACGCGGTGCAGATCGCGGAGCTGGTGGCGCGCGAGCTCAAGGGCGCCTGA